One window of the Pseudomonas knackmussii B13 genome contains the following:
- a CDS encoding serine hydrolase yields the protein MKRWLLLLALTCAWPAVARVPDPAALQRIAGIVQDEIAAGHLPGAVVQIGGENGVYYRAAYGEREVRPEHLPMTPDTIFDLASLTKVVATTTAIMQLSERGRLDLDAPVARYWPAFAANGKAPIRVRDLLTHYSGLPADLDLSRPWKGRSAALERIIAVRPTDPPGERYRYSDINFEVLGELVERVSGEPLERYCQAHVFAPLGMRDSGFLPAPSPRIAPTAHGRQGVVHDPTAWRMGGVAGHAGGFSSADDLARFARMLLAGGSLDGVRVLKSASVEAMTLPQSPSGQARLRGLGWDIAAPFASDRDTLAPVGAYGHTGFTGTSLWIDPVARLYVILLSNRVHPDDGGDAGPLRDRVAEAVGAALGPLTDADIASARPALARYAAARQVVSSGLDVLAEDGFAPLRGLRVGLITNQTGIDRKGRRNIDLLREAPGVKLVALFSPEHGLYGKLDEKVASGAEPSTGLPVYSLYGETRRPSDAMLAGVDALVFDIQDAGARFYTYGTTLAYAMEAAARKGIPIWVLDRPDPIGGAQVQGPMLDAGRTSFTGYWPIPVRPGMTLGELAGFYNQEAAIHADLHVVTMRGYSRRDWFDDTGLAWVNPSPNLRSLGQTALYPGVGMIEGANISVGRGTDSPFEQVGAPWIDGRELARYLATRRIAGASFSAVTFTPDSGPYHGQACRGVRISVSDRDALDSPALGVELAAALHRLYPDRFRLDETLGGIGSATVVASIRAGADPRAIAAGWQGELEAFQARRARFLLY from the coding sequence ATGAAGCGCTGGCTCCTGCTGCTCGCATTGACCTGCGCCTGGCCCGCCGTCGCCCGGGTGCCGGACCCGGCCGCCCTGCAGCGCATCGCCGGCATCGTGCAGGACGAGATCGCCGCCGGGCACCTGCCCGGCGCGGTGGTGCAGATCGGTGGCGAAAACGGTGTCTACTACCGCGCCGCCTATGGCGAGCGGGAGGTGCGTCCCGAGCACCTGCCAATGACCCCGGATACGATCTTCGACCTGGCCTCGCTCACCAAGGTGGTGGCCACCACCACGGCGATCATGCAGTTGTCGGAACGGGGCCGGCTCGACCTGGACGCGCCCGTCGCCCGCTACTGGCCGGCCTTCGCCGCGAACGGCAAGGCGCCGATCAGGGTGCGCGACCTGCTCACCCATTATTCCGGCCTGCCGGCCGACCTCGACCTGAGCCGCCCGTGGAAGGGCCGTTCCGCCGCACTGGAGCGGATCATCGCGGTGCGCCCGACCGATCCGCCGGGCGAGCGTTACCGCTACAGCGACATCAATTTCGAGGTCCTGGGCGAGTTGGTCGAACGGGTCTCGGGCGAGCCCCTCGAACGCTATTGCCAGGCCCATGTCTTCGCGCCGCTGGGCATGCGCGACAGCGGCTTCCTACCGGCGCCGTCGCCGCGAATTGCCCCGACCGCGCACGGTCGCCAGGGTGTGGTGCATGACCCGACCGCCTGGCGCATGGGCGGCGTGGCGGGGCACGCCGGGGGGTTCTCGAGCGCCGACGACCTGGCGCGTTTCGCCCGCATGCTGCTGGCCGGCGGTTCGCTGGACGGCGTGCGCGTGCTCAAGAGCGCAAGCGTCGAAGCCATGACCCTGCCGCAATCGCCGAGCGGCCAGGCGCGCCTGCGTGGCCTGGGCTGGGACATCGCGGCACCCTTCGCCAGCGACCGCGACACCCTCGCGCCGGTCGGCGCCTATGGCCACACCGGCTTCACCGGGACCTCGCTGTGGATCGACCCGGTGGCGCGGCTCTACGTGATCCTGCTGAGCAACCGCGTCCACCCCGATGACGGTGGCGACGCCGGGCCGCTGCGCGATCGGGTGGCCGAGGCGGTCGGCGCCGCGCTGGGGCCGCTCACCGATGCCGACATCGCCAGCGCCAGGCCGGCGCTGGCCCGCTATGCGGCTGCCCGGCAGGTGGTCAGCAGCGGACTGGACGTCCTCGCCGAAGACGGTTTCGCGCCGCTGCGCGGGCTCAGGGTCGGGCTGATCACCAACCAGACCGGGATCGACCGCAAGGGCCGGCGCAACATCGACCTGCTGCGCGAGGCCCCGGGCGTGAAGCTGGTCGCGCTGTTCAGCCCGGAGCACGGCCTGTACGGCAAGCTCGACGAGAAGGTCGCCTCGGGCGCCGAGCCCTCCACCGGCCTGCCGGTCTATAGCCTGTATGGGGAGACGCGCCGGCCGAGCGACGCGATGCTCGCCGGCGTCGACGCCCTGGTGTTCGACATCCAGGACGCCGGCGCGCGGTTCTACACCTACGGCACCACGCTCGCCTATGCCATGGAGGCGGCGGCCCGCAAGGGCATCCCGATCTGGGTGCTGGACCGCCCCGACCCGATTGGCGGGGCGCAGGTCCAGGGGCCGATGCTCGATGCCGGGCGCACCTCCTTCACCGGCTACTGGCCGATCCCGGTCCGCCCCGGCATGACCCTCGGCGAGCTCGCCGGCTTCTACAATCAGGAGGCGGCGATCCATGCCGACCTGCACGTGGTCACCATGCGCGGCTACTCCCGGCGCGACTGGTTCGACGACACGGGGCTGGCCTGGGTGAACCCGTCGCCGAACCTCAGGAGCCTCGGCCAGACGGCGCTCTACCCGGGCGTCGGCATGATCGAGGGGGCGAACATCAGCGTCGGCCGCGGCACCGACAGCCCCTTCGAGCAGGTCGGCGCGCCCTGGATCGACGGCCGCGAACTCGCCCGTTACCTGGCCACGCGGCGGATCGCCGGGGCGAGCTTTTCCGCCGTGACCTTCACACCCGACAGCGGCCCCTACCATGGCCAGGCCTGCCGGGGCGTGCGCATCAGCGTCAGCGATCGCGACGCGCTGGATTCGCCCGCCCTGGGCGTGGAGCTGGCCGCCGCACTGCATCGCCTGTATCCGGACAGGTTCCGCCTGGACGAGACCCTGGGCGGCATAGGGTCGGCCACCGTGGTCGCGTCCATTCGCGCCGGCGCCGACCCGCGAGCGATAGCGGCCGGCTGGCAAGGCGAGCTGGAGGCCTTCCAGGCGCGCCGCGCGCGCTTCCTGTTGTATTGA
- a CDS encoding cold-shock protein, translating into MATRQTGTVKWFNADKGFGFITPESGPDVFVHFRAIEGTGYKTLDEGQRVSFSVTNGQKGLQADQVQVI; encoded by the coding sequence ATGGCAACTCGCCAAACCGGTACCGTCAAATGGTTCAACGCTGACAAGGGCTTCGGCTTCATCACCCCGGAAAGCGGCCCGGACGTATTCGTCCACTTCCGCGCCATCGAAGGCACCGGCTACAAAACCCTGGATGAAGGCCAGCGCGTTTCCTTCAGCGTCACCAACGGCCAGAAAGGCCTGCAAGCTGATCAAGTACAAGTGATCTAA
- a CDS encoding putative glycoside hydrolase — MRTACRGICLASLLVLAASAHAGIAAVEVLDDATGHPIAGASVTVGDREAKTAADGRLSLAAPAQSLGIRAPGYQRQQLQDDSPTPRQQTIRLTPFHPKALYLSYYGIGSQALRDAALRLIGSTELNALVIDVKGDRGRIPYRSTVPLAVGSGAQKSITVRDMPALIGQLHARGIYLIARIVAFKDDSLARLHPEWGVHVPDGGLYVDREGLAWTDPFRSEVRDYVLDVAEEAARLGFDEIQFDYLRLPDHPGLVFARRPTLANRVEAINGFLAEARGRLAPYNVFLSADIFGYVLWNLDDTGIGQRLEDMVQYLDYVSPMLYPSGFQFGIPGYKNPVAVPREIVELSLQNARRRTGVSSLRFRPWLQAFRDYAFDHRTFGAEQIRAQIEGAEAFGSAGWMLWNPRNAYGPDGLKGEAQP; from the coding sequence ATGAGGACCGCCTGCCGCGGGATATGCCTGGCATCGCTGCTGGTCCTGGCCGCGTCGGCGCACGCGGGTATCGCCGCCGTCGAAGTGCTGGACGACGCTACCGGCCACCCGATTGCCGGGGCCAGTGTCACGGTGGGGGACCGTGAGGCGAAAACCGCCGCCGACGGCCGACTGTCCCTGGCCGCGCCGGCGCAGTCGCTGGGCATACGGGCGCCGGGCTACCAGCGGCAACAACTGCAGGACGACTCTCCGACGCCGCGCCAGCAAACCATCCGGCTCACGCCGTTCCATCCCAAGGCGCTCTACCTGTCGTACTACGGCATCGGCAGCCAGGCGCTGCGCGACGCTGCCCTGCGGCTCATTGGCAGCACCGAGCTCAATGCCCTGGTGATCGACGTCAAGGGCGACCGTGGCCGCATTCCCTACCGCAGCACGGTGCCACTGGCGGTAGGGAGCGGTGCGCAGAAGTCGATCACGGTGCGCGACATGCCCGCGCTGATTGGCCAATTGCATGCCCGCGGAATCTACCTGATAGCGCGAATAGTCGCGTTCAAGGACGACTCGCTGGCCCGCTTGCACCCGGAGTGGGGGGTGCATGTCCCGGACGGCGGGCTCTATGTCGACCGCGAGGGCCTGGCCTGGACCGACCCCTTCCGTTCCGAGGTGCGCGATTACGTGCTCGACGTGGCCGAGGAGGCCGCGCGCCTGGGGTTCGACGAGATCCAGTTCGACTACCTGCGCCTGCCGGACCATCCCGGGCTGGTGTTCGCCAGGCGCCCGACGCTGGCCAACCGGGTCGAGGCGATCAACGGTTTCCTCGCCGAGGCCCGCGGCCGCCTGGCGCCGTATAATGTGTTCCTTTCCGCGGACATTTTCGGCTACGTGCTCTGGAACCTGGACGATACCGGCATCGGCCAGCGCCTGGAGGATATGGTGCAATACCTGGACTACGTGTCACCCATGCTTTACCCCTCCGGCTTCCAGTTCGGCATTCCCGGCTACAAGAACCCGGTGGCCGTCCCGCGCGAGATCGTCGAGCTCTCCCTGCAGAACGCCCGCCGCCGCACCGGCGTGTCGAGCCTGCGCTTCAGGCCCTGGCTGCAGGCCTTTCGCGACTACGCCTTCGACCACCGCACCTTCGGCGCGGAGCAGATCCGCGCGCAGATCGAAGGCGCCGAAGCCTTCGGCAGCGCCGGCTGGATGCTCTGGAACCCGCGCAACGCCTATGGACCCGACGGCCTGAAGGGGGAGGCGCAGCCATGA
- a CDS encoding substrate-binding periplasmic protein, with protein MLRRSFARFPLIARAGYFSRLGAGLLLLALAGVGVAAERAPLRVMTDYWPPFRIAGEGERITGLDMDLLAELERRTGLHFDVHRAPWARGLAALQSGQADLMTGLARTPDRERYIDYLAQPYYACAPRLYATKEVAGQINRYEDLRGHTIGYVLESAYFEPFDSDKKLKKFGVSNETQLLQMLTLGRLQLVIGTDCQVDYELRDPQLAQRIAKTRYQPDSRTDLYIGFSRQRPLGSERQLIEAALRQMLSEGWMQRAASRYQPGP; from the coding sequence ATGCTTCGCCGATCCTTCGCCCGTTTCCCCCTGATCGCCCGTGCCGGGTACTTCAGCCGACTAGGCGCTGGCCTGTTGCTGCTGGCGCTGGCTGGTGTGGGCGTGGCAGCGGAACGTGCGCCGCTGCGGGTGATGACCGACTACTGGCCGCCGTTCCGCATCGCCGGCGAAGGCGAACGCATCACCGGCCTGGACATGGACCTGCTGGCCGAGCTCGAACGCCGCACCGGCCTGCATTTCGACGTGCATCGCGCGCCCTGGGCGCGCGGCCTGGCCGCACTGCAGAGCGGCCAGGCGGACCTGATGACCGGCCTTGCGCGCACCCCTGACCGCGAGCGCTACATCGACTACCTGGCCCAGCCGTACTACGCCTGCGCGCCGCGCCTGTACGCGACCAAGGAAGTGGCCGGGCAGATCAACCGCTACGAAGACCTGCGCGGCCACACCATCGGCTACGTGCTGGAGTCTGCCTACTTCGAGCCCTTCGATTCGGACAAGAAGCTCAAGAAGTTCGGCGTGAGCAACGAAACCCAGCTGTTGCAGATGCTCACCCTGGGCCGCCTGCAACTGGTGATCGGCACCGACTGCCAGGTCGACTACGAACTGCGCGACCCGCAGCTGGCGCAACGCATCGCCAAGACCCGCTACCAGCCCGACAGCCGCACCGATCTCTATATCGGCTTCTCCCGCCAGCGCCCGTTGGGCTCCGAGCGCCAACTGATCGAAGCCGCCCTGCGGCAGATGCTCAGCGAAGGCTGGATGCAGCGCGCCGCCAGCCGCTACCAGCCCGGCCCCTAG
- a CDS encoding polysaccharide deacetylase family protein encodes MKLQRRFTRLMCSLALLLPLVAQARQLPILVYHRFAPQAVDSMTVRTEAFEAQLGLIEAGGYRVIPLRQVVDYLAGRSPAPPPRSLVITVDDGHESVFRVMYPIIQRRRIPVTLFIYPSAISNASYAMTWAQLAELRDSQLFDIQSHTYWHPNFMRERRRLDPVAYAHLVDDQLTRSRAVLEKRLGRPVDLLAWPFGLWDAELEQHAAAAGYVAAFTLDHRPVRQGDDLMALPRYLITDAVNAKAFAAILRLADDGTEEGTR; translated from the coding sequence ATGAAACTCCAGCGACGTTTCACCCGGCTGATGTGCTCGCTGGCCTTGCTGTTGCCGCTCGTAGCTCAAGCACGCCAGTTGCCCATCCTCGTGTACCACCGTTTCGCGCCCCAGGCCGTGGACAGCATGACCGTGCGCACCGAAGCCTTCGAGGCGCAGCTCGGGCTGATCGAGGCCGGCGGCTACCGGGTCATCCCGCTGCGCCAGGTGGTGGACTATCTGGCCGGCCGGTCCCCCGCGCCGCCCCCGCGGTCGCTGGTGATCACCGTCGACGACGGCCACGAATCGGTGTTCCGGGTGATGTATCCGATCATCCAGCGCCGCCGGATTCCGGTGACCCTGTTCATCTATCCCTCGGCGATCAGCAACGCCAGCTATGCCATGACCTGGGCGCAGTTGGCCGAGCTGCGCGACAGCCAGCTGTTCGACATCCAGTCGCACACCTACTGGCACCCCAACTTCATGCGCGAGCGCCGGCGCCTGGACCCGGTGGCCTATGCACACCTGGTCGATGACCAACTGACGCGCTCGCGGGCTGTGCTCGAAAAGCGCCTGGGCCGCCCGGTCGACCTGCTGGCCTGGCCGTTCGGTCTGTGGGATGCCGAGCTGGAGCAGCACGCCGCGGCGGCCGGCTACGTAGCCGCCTTCACCCTGGATCACCGGCCGGTGCGCCAGGGGGACGACCTCATGGCCTTGCCGCGCTACCTGATAACCGACGCGGTGAATGCCAAGGCGTTCGCCGCGATCCTGCGCCTTGCGGACGACGGCACGGAGGAGGGGACACGATGA
- a CDS encoding class I SAM-dependent DNA methyltransferase translates to MSSNALYTDLSSYYDLMCADIDYQAQSHSVRRLHQLFGNSGRRHLDLGCGTGPHVRHFLDFDCGYASAGLDINQPMLDIAQQRCPEAQFICQDMGSFHVDEPLDLITCFLYSIHYNAGLERLRDCLASVHGALAEGGVFCFNSVDKRLIDNDSFVRHSVEHEGSQFTFGSGWYYCGEGERQALRLSIEKTTAGVTQSWQDEHAMVALGFDEMQALLEPHFEVHVFEHDYERITPWGGASGNALFVCVKR, encoded by the coding sequence ATGTCCTCGAACGCGCTCTACACCGACCTGTCTTCCTACTACGACCTGATGTGCGCCGACATCGACTACCAGGCGCAGAGCCACAGTGTGCGCCGATTGCACCAGCTGTTCGGCAATTCGGGGCGTCGGCACCTGGACCTCGGCTGTGGAACCGGGCCGCATGTGCGCCATTTCCTCGACTTCGACTGCGGCTACGCCAGCGCCGGGTTGGACATCAACCAGCCGATGCTGGACATCGCCCAGCAGCGTTGCCCCGAGGCGCAGTTCATCTGCCAGGACATGGGCAGTTTCCACGTAGACGAGCCGCTGGACCTGATCACCTGCTTCCTCTACTCGATCCACTACAACGCTGGGCTGGAGCGGCTGCGGGATTGCCTGGCCAGCGTGCATGGCGCACTCGCCGAGGGTGGCGTGTTCTGTTTCAACAGCGTGGACAAGCGGCTGATCGACAACGACTCGTTCGTGCGCCACAGCGTGGAGCACGAAGGCAGCCAGTTCACCTTCGGTTCGGGCTGGTATTACTGCGGCGAGGGCGAGCGGCAGGCGCTGCGTCTGAGCATCGAGAAGACCACGGCCGGCGTGACCCAGAGCTGGCAGGACGAACACGCCATGGTCGCACTGGGCTTCGACGAGATGCAGGCACTGTTGGAGCCGCATTTCGAGGTGCACGTCTTCGAGCACGACTACGAACGAATCACGCCCTGGGGCGGCGCTTCCGGGAATGCCTTGTTCGTCTGCGTGAAGCGCTGA
- a CDS encoding LysR family transcriptional regulator, whose product MDRALEMQVFCTVVDKGSFTAAVDALGMSKAAVSRHVGALEERLGARLLQRTTRRLSLTEAGRLFYQQAREILALLDVAEGSVLSGSQEPSGTLRVNVPVSFGVQHLAPLWAGFMAAHPKVELDIVLNDRVVDLVDEGYDMAVRIARLESSSLIGRRLASTRLRLCAAPEYLAAHPPILAPADLIAHQVVAYSNFASGNEWRFDGPDGPVSVQTRPAVRCNNGDSCRAIALSGGGVILQPSFMLHEDLRRGTLVEILPHYRSLDLGIYAVYPSRKHLAAKVRALVDYLSERLRGADWGD is encoded by the coding sequence ATGGATCGTGCGCTGGAGATGCAGGTGTTCTGCACTGTGGTCGACAAAGGCAGCTTCACCGCGGCGGTGGACGCCCTGGGGATGTCCAAGGCGGCGGTATCGCGGCATGTCGGCGCTCTGGAAGAGCGCCTGGGCGCGCGCCTGCTGCAGCGCACGACGCGGCGCCTCTCGCTGACCGAGGCGGGGCGGCTGTTCTACCAGCAGGCGCGGGAAATCCTGGCGCTGCTCGATGTCGCCGAGGGCAGCGTGTTGTCCGGTTCCCAGGAGCCCAGCGGCACCTTGCGGGTGAACGTGCCGGTGAGCTTCGGCGTGCAGCACCTGGCGCCGCTGTGGGCCGGCTTCATGGCGGCGCACCCGAAGGTCGAGCTGGACATCGTGCTCAACGACCGCGTGGTCGACCTGGTGGACGAGGGCTACGACATGGCGGTCCGCATCGCCCGCCTGGAAAGCTCGTCGCTGATCGGCCGGCGCCTGGCCTCTACGCGCCTGCGCCTGTGCGCGGCGCCGGAGTACCTTGCGGCGCATCCGCCGATCCTCGCCCCGGCGGACCTCATCGCGCACCAGGTGGTGGCCTACAGCAACTTCGCCAGCGGCAACGAGTGGCGCTTCGACGGCCCGGACGGGCCGGTCAGCGTGCAGACCCGCCCCGCCGTGCGCTGCAACAACGGCGACAGTTGCCGGGCCATTGCACTGAGCGGCGGCGGGGTGATCCTGCAACCCAGCTTCATGCTGCACGAGGACCTGCGCCGCGGCACCCTGGTGGAAATCCTCCCGCACTATCGCTCGCTCGATCTGGGCATCTACGCCGTCTATCCCTCGCGCAAGCACCTGGCGGCCAAGGTGCGTGCGCTGGTCGACTATCTGAGTGAGCGTCTGCGTGGCGCCGACTGGGGCGACTGA